AGAGAGAACAGGGGGGCCTGAGGAGTGAGATTGGAATTTACTCCCATCACCTTGGATCGTCAGGATGAGTATCTGGAGCGACTTCAGGCCACGCCTCAGGCTGCTGCTGATTATAGTTTCGTCAATTTGTGGGCGTGGGCTGAGGAGTATGGCTTGACGTGGGCCTGGGATCAAGGATTGGTCTGGATCAGGCAGAGTGTGCCGGGACATGCCTTGTGGGGACCTGTGGGTCCTTGGGATGAGGTGGATTGGCAGTGGGTTATGTCCTGGCTTGAGGGTCAGCCCTTGGTCAGGCTTCCAGAGGAGTTGGCTATGCGTATGGTTCGCGCTCACTCAAAGGCCATGATCAAGACCAGCAGGTCCCACTGGGAGTACCTCTATTCGGTTCCGGAATTGATTGGTCTTTCCGGGAATCGGTTTCATGCTAAGATGAATTTGCTTCGGCAGTTTAAGGGCTCGTACCTTTGGTGTTACCAGCCATTAACAGAAGATCTGATTAAGCTAGTGCTTGAGATGCAGGATCAATGGTGCACCTGGCGTGATTGCGAGGCATCACCTGATCTTGCCGCCGAAGACCGGGCGATTGCCAAGGTTCTTGGGTCGTATGCCTCTTTGCGAAGCTTGCTGGGAGGGGTTCTGGTCGTCGATTCCAGGGTGGTGGCTTTTATCGTTGCAGAACCCTTAAGAGA
This DNA window, taken from Desulfobulbaceae bacterium, encodes the following:
- a CDS encoding DUF2156 domain-containing protein translates to MRLEFTPITLDRQDEYLERLQATPQAAADYSFVNLWAWAEEYGLTWAWDQGLVWIRQSVPGHALWGPVGPWDEVDWQWVMSWLEGQPLVRLPEELAMRMVRAHSKAMIKTSRSHWEYLYSVPELIGLSGNRFHAKMNLLRQFKGSYLWCYQPLTEDLIKLVLEMQDQWCTWRDCEASPDLAAEDRAIAKVLGSYASLRSLLGGVLVVDSRVVAFIVAEPLREDTLVIHFEKGMGEYKGVYQAINHEFLVKSRGFALVNREQDLGNEGLRKAKMSYNPVEFLRKYELLWR